From Actinoplanes oblitus, a single genomic window includes:
- a CDS encoding GAF and ANTAR domain-containing protein — protein MSVPQRRVPAAQRGTRSHRRATPGGVTAPGRPRRLVAGGRPRHGAADLLGPGAPHPVELAGLLHEVTVRLLSADTLQQALDRLAALIAGALPGTTRCAVALISEGGPVTVAAAGSAGETSDRLQYGDGSGPGLEAARTRSLVTTHDLGADERWPELAAAARADGIGAVAAIPLDVRRTAVGALSVCLGRPGEIEPDLLLTAMAVAGQAELLLGELHRRETRTEGAAVDRAVGVIIAQRGCGVQEAHRILRDSAQRLGLDQMVVAERLVSAAARNRAGA, from the coding sequence GTGTCTGTACCGCAACGTCGCGTACCGGCCGCGCAGCGCGGCACCCGGTCCCACCGACGCGCCACCCCCGGTGGGGTGACCGCGCCCGGCCGGCCCCGCCGTCTCGTCGCCGGTGGCCGGCCCCGGCACGGCGCCGCCGATCTGCTCGGTCCCGGTGCCCCGCACCCGGTCGAACTGGCCGGCCTGTTGCACGAGGTCACCGTGCGGTTGTTGAGCGCCGACACGCTCCAGCAGGCGCTCGACCGGCTGGCCGCGCTGATCGCCGGCGCGCTGCCCGGCACGACCCGCTGCGCGGTCGCGCTGATCAGTGAGGGCGGCCCGGTCACCGTCGCGGCCGCCGGGTCCGCCGGTGAGACGTCAGATCGGCTTCAGTACGGCGACGGCAGCGGCCCCGGGCTGGAGGCCGCCCGGACCCGCAGCCTCGTCACCACGCACGACCTGGGTGCCGACGAGCGGTGGCCGGAGCTAGCCGCGGCGGCCCGGGCGGACGGGATCGGCGCGGTCGCGGCGATCCCGCTGGACGTCCGGCGCACGGCGGTCGGCGCGCTCAGCGTCTGCCTGGGCCGGCCCGGCGAGATCGAGCCGGATCTGCTGCTCACCGCGATGGCGGTGGCCGGGCAGGCCGAGTTGCTGCTCGGTGAGCTGCATCGGCGGGAGACCCGGACCGAGGGGGCCGCGGTGGACCGGGCGGTCGGGGTGATCATCGCGCAGCGCGGGTGCGGGGTGCAGGAGGCCCACCGGATCCTGCGGGACAGCGCCCAGCGGCTCGGCCTGGACCAGATGGTGGTCGCCGAGCGCCTGGTCTCGGCGGCGGCCCGGAACCGGGCGGGCGCTTAG
- a CDS encoding DUF1360 domain-containing protein, protein MTSLQARVAETARAYAPHEHRPMAGYLVAMGAYGALAAGLAVAAKMTGRTPPERPALADVVLISIATHKLSRLVAKDAVTSPLRAPFTRYTEPAGAAELNEEVRDSGSSVKHGIGELLTCPFCLAAWVATGMTGGLVLAPRLTRLVATALTATAASDFLQMAYSMAKEKAEGS, encoded by the coding sequence ATGACCAGCCTGCAGGCCCGGGTCGCCGAGACGGCCCGGGCGTACGCGCCGCACGAGCACCGGCCGATGGCCGGCTATCTGGTCGCGATGGGCGCCTACGGCGCGCTCGCGGCCGGCCTGGCGGTGGCCGCCAAGATGACCGGCCGGACACCGCCGGAACGCCCGGCTCTGGCCGACGTGGTGCTGATCTCGATCGCCACCCACAAGCTGAGCCGGCTGGTCGCCAAGGACGCGGTGACGAGCCCGCTGCGGGCGCCGTTCACCCGATACACCGAACCGGCCGGAGCCGCCGAGCTCAACGAGGAGGTCCGGGACTCCGGCAGCAGTGTCAAGCACGGCATCGGTGAGCTGCTCACCTGCCCGTTCTGCCTGGCCGCGTGGGTGGCCACCGGGATGACCGGCGGGCTGGTGCTGGCGCCCCGGCTGACCCGGCTGGTGGCGACCGCGCTGACCGCGACCGCCGCCTCGGACTTCCTGCAGATGGCTTACTCGATGGCCAAGGAGAAGGCGGAGGGCAGCTAA
- a CDS encoding antibiotic biosynthesis monooxygenase family protein, which produces MAVVKINAIEVPEGAGPELEKRFAARHGAVENEPGFLAFELLRPVAGDNRYFVYTKWESEEAFQNWSQGGARAAHSGERAKPVATGASLLEFEVIQQVHKETGA; this is translated from the coding sequence ATGGCTGTAGTAAAGATCAACGCGATTGAGGTCCCCGAGGGCGCCGGCCCCGAACTGGAGAAGCGCTTCGCCGCCCGGCACGGCGCTGTGGAGAACGAGCCCGGCTTCCTCGCCTTCGAGCTGCTGCGCCCGGTCGCCGGCGACAACCGCTACTTCGTGTACACGAAGTGGGAGTCGGAGGAGGCGTTCCAGAACTGGTCGCAGGGCGGCGCCCGGGCCGCCCACTCCGGCGAGCGGGCCAAGCCGGTGGCCACCGGCGCCAGCCTGCTGGAGTTCGAGGTGATCCAGCAGGTCCACAAGGAGACCGGGGCCTGA